A genome region from Panthera uncia isolate 11264 chromosome A3 unlocalized genomic scaffold, Puncia_PCG_1.0 HiC_scaffold_11, whole genome shotgun sequence includes the following:
- the RTF2 gene encoding replication termination factor 2 codes for MGCDGGTIPKRHELVKGPKKVEKVDKDAELVAQWNYCTLSQEILRRPIVACELGRLYNKDAVIEFLLDKSSEKALGKATSHIKSIKNVTELRLSDNPAWEGDKGNTKGDKHDDLQRARFICPVVGLEMNGRHRFCFLRCCGCVFSERALKEIKAEVCHTCGAAFQEDDVIVLNGTKEDVETLKGRMEERRQKAKLGKKAKKPKAVESVSKPDVSEESPGPSKIKTGKPEETSLDSREKKASSAPKSAAANGSSSGKVGKPLCGATKRSIANSEESEAYKSLFTSHSSAKRSKEESAHWVTHTSYCF; via the exons ATGGGTTGCGACGGAGGAACCATCCCCAAGAGACACGAACTGGTGAAGGGGCCGAAGAAGGTTGAGAAG gttGACAAAGATGCTGAACTAGTGGCCCAGTGGAACTATTGTACTTTAAGTCAGGAAATACTAAGGCGACCCATAGTTGCCTGTGAACTTGGCAG ACTTTATAACAAAGATGCCGTCATTGAATTCCTTTTGGACAAATCTTCCGAAAAGGCTCTTGGGAAGGCAACATCTCACATTAAAAGCATCAAG AATGTGACAGAACTAAGGCTTTCTGATAATCCCGCCTGGGAAGGGGATAAAGGAAACACAAAGGGTGACAAACACGATGACCTCCAGCGGGCACGTTTCATCTGCCCCGTTGTGGGCTTGGAGATGAATGGCCGGCACAG GTTTTGCTTCCTGCGGTGCTGTGGTTGTGTGTTTTCTGAACGAGCCTTGAAAGAGATAAAAGCAGAAGTTTGTCACACG TGCGGGGCTGCCTTCCAGGAAGACGACGTCATCGTGCTCAATGGCACCAAGGAGGATGTGGAGACGCTGAAGGGAAGGATGGAGGAGAGACGGCAGAAGGCGAAGCTGGGGAAG AAAGCAAAGAAACCCAAGGCGGTAGAGTCTGTCTCGAAACCAGATGTCAGTGAAG AATCCCCAGGCCCATCAAAAATTAAGACAGGGAAGCCCGAAGAAACCAGCCTCGATTCTAGAGAGAAGAAAGCCAGCTCAGCTCCCAAAAGTGCAG CGGCAAATGGGAGCTCTTCCGGAAAAGTCGGGAAGCCTCTGTGCGGAGCCACAAAGAGGTCCATCGCCAACAGTGAAGAATCTGAAGCTTACAAGTCCCTCTTCACTTCCCACAGCTCCGCCAAGCGCTCCAAGGAGGAGTCGGCCCACTGGGTCACCCACACGTCCTACTGCTTCTGA
- the LOC125936476 gene encoding beta-1,3-galactosyl-O-glycosyl-glycoprotein beta-1,6-N-acetylglucosaminyltransferase 7-like isoform X2 — MSQLRATKPGLLVCTAVCVCVFLYLRDPPPEEPEESTYPAAVECGFYPDELCSALSEGKEAAPQIATFCKNPHGSQILAHLRTPGNCSRISQEVHFITRPLSAEEGNFSLAYIVTTHKDLAMFVQLLRSIYVPQNLYCIHVDKKAPKKYKSAVQTLVSCFENIFISSKGGRVAHTGFTRLQADLTCMRDLVRSKFQWNYVLNLCGHDFPIKTNKEIIRYIRSKWTDKNITPGVIQPPNVTSETSGSRLEFTPEGSIYRSPNRRFKDEPPHNLTIYFGSAYYVLTRKFVEFVLTDIRAKDLLQWSRDVQSPEQHYWVTLNRLKDAPGATPDAGWEGDIRAIKWRNEEGSVHDGCKDEEPQAQRSEVTPSVIGSSTGSGRAGSLSRCSCLLPLQWTSMHRVTVVLLSPATKTFVYL; from the exons ATGAGCCAGCTGCGGGCCACGAAGCCCGGACTCCTCGTGTGCACAGCCGTGTGCGTGTgcgtttttctttatttaagggATCCACCTCCGGAGGAACCAGAGGAGTCCACCTATCCAGCAGCGGTGGAATGTGGCTTTTATCCAGATGAACTGTGTTCAGCTTTATCTGAAGGGAAAGAGGCCGCCCCTCAAATTGCAACTTTTTGTAAAAACCCTCATGGTTCTCAAATACTTGCTCACTTGCGCACACCAGGAAACTGCTCCAGGATTTCCCAGGAGGTGCATTTCATAACCAGACCCTTGTCTGCAGAAGAGGGCAATTTCTCTTTGGCATATATCGTAACTACTCACAAGGACCTGGCTATGTTTGTGCAGCTGCTCAGGTCTATTTATGTGCCTCAAAACCTTTACTGTATTCATGTTGACAAAAAGGCCCCAAAGAAGTATAAGAGTGCTGTGCAAACCCTGGTGagctgttttgaaaatatttttatttcatcaaaggGAGGAAGAGTGGCCCACACTGGCTTTACAAGACTGCAGGCAGATCTTACTTGCATGAGAGATCTGGTCCGTTCCAAATTTCAGTGGAACTATGTCCTTAACCTTTGTGGACACGACTTTCCAatcaaaaccaacaaagaaatcaTACGCTACATCAGGAGCAAATGGACTGATAAAAACATCACTCCTGGAGTAATCCAACCACCAAACGTTACATCCGAGACAAGTGGAAGTCGTCTTGAATTCACCCCTGAAGGAAGTATCTACAGATCTCCAAACAGGAGATTCAAAGATGAACCACCCCATAACTTAACAATTTATTTTGGAAGCGCTTACTACGTACTAACGAGGAAGTTTGTAGAATTTGTACTGACGGACATCCGCGCAAAAGACCTGCTCCAGTGGTCCAGAGACGTCCAGAGCCCAGAACAGCATTACTGGGTGACTCTGAACCGACTGAAAG ATGCCCCGGGAGCCACACCTGATGCTGGCTGGGAAGGAGACATTCGAGCCATTAAATGGAGGAACGAGGAGGGAAGTGTTCACGACGGATGTAAAG atgaggaaccccaggctcagagaagtgaggtcacCCCCAGTGTCATAGGAAGCAGCacaggaagtggcagagctgggtctcTAAGCAGGTGCAGCTGTCTGCTGCCCCTCCAGTGGACGAGCATGCACAGAGTGACGGTCGTCCTGCTGTCACCAGCAACAAAGACTTTTGTTTACTTGTAA
- the LOC125936476 gene encoding beta-1,3-galactosyl-O-glycosyl-glycoprotein beta-1,6-N-acetylglucosaminyltransferase 7-like isoform X1 produces MSQLRATKPGLLVCTAVCVCVFLYLRDPPPEEPEESTYPAAVECGFYPDELCSALSEGKEAAPQIATFCKNPHGSQILAHLRTPGNCSRISQEVHFITRPLSAEEGNFSLAYIVTTHKDLAMFVQLLRSIYVPQNLYCIHVDKKAPKKYKSAVQTLVSCFENIFISSKGGRVAHTGFTRLQADLTCMRDLVRSKFQWNYVLNLCGHDFPIKTNKEIIRYIRSKWTDKNITPGVIQPPNVTSETSGSRLEFTPEGSIYRSPNRRFKDEPPHNLTIYFGSAYYVLTRKFVEFVLTDIRAKDLLQWSRDVQSPEQHYWVTLNRLKDAPGATPDAGWEGDIRAIKWRNEEGSVHDGCKGRYVHESCVYGPGDLPWIIRSPSLFASKVDSTDPLVVTCLERRHRLQALRQAEVPAEPHWRFQQKSHFNTKRSR; encoded by the exons ATGAGCCAGCTGCGGGCCACGAAGCCCGGACTCCTCGTGTGCACAGCCGTGTGCGTGTgcgtttttctttatttaagggATCCACCTCCGGAGGAACCAGAGGAGTCCACCTATCCAGCAGCGGTGGAATGTGGCTTTTATCCAGATGAACTGTGTTCAGCTTTATCTGAAGGGAAAGAGGCCGCCCCTCAAATTGCAACTTTTTGTAAAAACCCTCATGGTTCTCAAATACTTGCTCACTTGCGCACACCAGGAAACTGCTCCAGGATTTCCCAGGAGGTGCATTTCATAACCAGACCCTTGTCTGCAGAAGAGGGCAATTTCTCTTTGGCATATATCGTAACTACTCACAAGGACCTGGCTATGTTTGTGCAGCTGCTCAGGTCTATTTATGTGCCTCAAAACCTTTACTGTATTCATGTTGACAAAAAGGCCCCAAAGAAGTATAAGAGTGCTGTGCAAACCCTGGTGagctgttttgaaaatatttttatttcatcaaaggGAGGAAGAGTGGCCCACACTGGCTTTACAAGACTGCAGGCAGATCTTACTTGCATGAGAGATCTGGTCCGTTCCAAATTTCAGTGGAACTATGTCCTTAACCTTTGTGGACACGACTTTCCAatcaaaaccaacaaagaaatcaTACGCTACATCAGGAGCAAATGGACTGATAAAAACATCACTCCTGGAGTAATCCAACCACCAAACGTTACATCCGAGACAAGTGGAAGTCGTCTTGAATTCACCCCTGAAGGAAGTATCTACAGATCTCCAAACAGGAGATTCAAAGATGAACCACCCCATAACTTAACAATTTATTTTGGAAGCGCTTACTACGTACTAACGAGGAAGTTTGTAGAATTTGTACTGACGGACATCCGCGCAAAAGACCTGCTCCAGTGGTCCAGAGACGTCCAGAGCCCAGAACAGCATTACTGGGTGACTCTGAACCGACTGAAAG ATGCCCCGGGAGCCACACCTGATGCTGGCTGGGAAGGAGACATTCGAGCCATTAAATGGAGGAACGAGGAGGGAAGTGTTCACGACGGATGTAAAG GGCGCTACGTCCACGAGAGCTGCGTGTATGGACCAGGAGACCTGCCGTGGATCATTCGGTCGCCTTCTCTGTTTGCCAGCAAAGTGGACTCAACAGACCCCCTGGTGGTCACGTGCCTGGAGAGGCGccacaggctccaggcgctgCGGCAGGCAGAGGTCCCCGCGGAGCCACACTGGCGCTTTCAACAGAAGAGTCATTTTAACACGAAACGGAGCCGCTGA
- the LOC125936476 gene encoding beta-1,3-galactosyl-O-glycosyl-glycoprotein beta-1,6-N-acetylglucosaminyltransferase 7-like isoform X4 gives MSQLRATKPGLLVCTAVCVCVFLYLRDPPPEEPEESTYPAAVECGFYPDELCSALSEGKEAAPQIATFCKNPHGSQILAHLRTPGNCSRISQEVHFITRPLSAEEGNFSLAYIVTTHKDLAMFVQLLRSIYVPQNLYCIHVDKKAPKKYKSAVQTLVSCFENIFISSKGGRVAHTGFTRLQADLTCMRDLVRSKFQWNYVLNLCGHDFPIKTNKEIIRYIRSKWTDKNITPGVIQPPNVTSETSGSRLEFTPEGSIYRSPNRRFKDEPPHNLTIYFGSAYYVLTRKFVEFVLTDIRAKDLLQWSRDVQSPEQHYWVTLNRLKDAPGATPDAGWEGDIRAIKWRNEEGSVHDGCKGPKSEDNDSKNCTSYPI, from the exons ATGAGCCAGCTGCGGGCCACGAAGCCCGGACTCCTCGTGTGCACAGCCGTGTGCGTGTgcgtttttctttatttaagggATCCACCTCCGGAGGAACCAGAGGAGTCCACCTATCCAGCAGCGGTGGAATGTGGCTTTTATCCAGATGAACTGTGTTCAGCTTTATCTGAAGGGAAAGAGGCCGCCCCTCAAATTGCAACTTTTTGTAAAAACCCTCATGGTTCTCAAATACTTGCTCACTTGCGCACACCAGGAAACTGCTCCAGGATTTCCCAGGAGGTGCATTTCATAACCAGACCCTTGTCTGCAGAAGAGGGCAATTTCTCTTTGGCATATATCGTAACTACTCACAAGGACCTGGCTATGTTTGTGCAGCTGCTCAGGTCTATTTATGTGCCTCAAAACCTTTACTGTATTCATGTTGACAAAAAGGCCCCAAAGAAGTATAAGAGTGCTGTGCAAACCCTGGTGagctgttttgaaaatatttttatttcatcaaaggGAGGAAGAGTGGCCCACACTGGCTTTACAAGACTGCAGGCAGATCTTACTTGCATGAGAGATCTGGTCCGTTCCAAATTTCAGTGGAACTATGTCCTTAACCTTTGTGGACACGACTTTCCAatcaaaaccaacaaagaaatcaTACGCTACATCAGGAGCAAATGGACTGATAAAAACATCACTCCTGGAGTAATCCAACCACCAAACGTTACATCCGAGACAAGTGGAAGTCGTCTTGAATTCACCCCTGAAGGAAGTATCTACAGATCTCCAAACAGGAGATTCAAAGATGAACCACCCCATAACTTAACAATTTATTTTGGAAGCGCTTACTACGTACTAACGAGGAAGTTTGTAGAATTTGTACTGACGGACATCCGCGCAAAAGACCTGCTCCAGTGGTCCAGAGACGTCCAGAGCCCAGAACAGCATTACTGGGTGACTCTGAACCGACTGAAAG ATGCCCCGGGAGCCACACCTGATGCTGGCTGGGAAGGAGACATTCGAGCCATTAAATGGAGGAACGAGGAGGGAAGTGTTCACGACGGATGTAAAG GTCCGAAGAGCGAGGATAATGACAGTAAGAACTGTACGAGCTACCCCATATAA
- the LOC125936476 gene encoding beta-1,3-galactosyl-O-glycosyl-glycoprotein beta-1,6-N-acetylglucosaminyltransferase 7-like isoform X3 — translation MSQLRATKPGLLVCTAVCVCVFLYLRDPPPEEPEESTYPAAVECGFYPDELCSALSEGKEAAPQIATFCKNPHGSQILAHLRTPGNCSRISQEVHFITRPLSAEEGNFSLAYIVTTHKDLAMFVQLLRSIYVPQNLYCIHVDKKAPKKYKSAVQTLVSCFENIFISSKGGRVAHTGFTRLQADLTCMRDLVRSKFQWNYVLNLCGHDFPIKTNKEIIRYIRSKWTDKNITPGVIQPPNVTSETSGSRLEFTPEGSIYRSPNRRFKDEPPHNLTIYFGSAYYVLTRKFVEFVLTDIRAKDLLQWSRDVQSPEQHYWVTLNRLKDAPGATPDAGWEGDIRAIKWRNEEGSVHDGCKALRTAAESLERKATVPWVGFLVDAAMCLLKFSKYVWTSI, via the exons ATGAGCCAGCTGCGGGCCACGAAGCCCGGACTCCTCGTGTGCACAGCCGTGTGCGTGTgcgtttttctttatttaagggATCCACCTCCGGAGGAACCAGAGGAGTCCACCTATCCAGCAGCGGTGGAATGTGGCTTTTATCCAGATGAACTGTGTTCAGCTTTATCTGAAGGGAAAGAGGCCGCCCCTCAAATTGCAACTTTTTGTAAAAACCCTCATGGTTCTCAAATACTTGCTCACTTGCGCACACCAGGAAACTGCTCCAGGATTTCCCAGGAGGTGCATTTCATAACCAGACCCTTGTCTGCAGAAGAGGGCAATTTCTCTTTGGCATATATCGTAACTACTCACAAGGACCTGGCTATGTTTGTGCAGCTGCTCAGGTCTATTTATGTGCCTCAAAACCTTTACTGTATTCATGTTGACAAAAAGGCCCCAAAGAAGTATAAGAGTGCTGTGCAAACCCTGGTGagctgttttgaaaatatttttatttcatcaaaggGAGGAAGAGTGGCCCACACTGGCTTTACAAGACTGCAGGCAGATCTTACTTGCATGAGAGATCTGGTCCGTTCCAAATTTCAGTGGAACTATGTCCTTAACCTTTGTGGACACGACTTTCCAatcaaaaccaacaaagaaatcaTACGCTACATCAGGAGCAAATGGACTGATAAAAACATCACTCCTGGAGTAATCCAACCACCAAACGTTACATCCGAGACAAGTGGAAGTCGTCTTGAATTCACCCCTGAAGGAAGTATCTACAGATCTCCAAACAGGAGATTCAAAGATGAACCACCCCATAACTTAACAATTTATTTTGGAAGCGCTTACTACGTACTAACGAGGAAGTTTGTAGAATTTGTACTGACGGACATCCGCGCAAAAGACCTGCTCCAGTGGTCCAGAGACGTCCAGAGCCCAGAACAGCATTACTGGGTGACTCTGAACCGACTGAAAG ATGCCCCGGGAGCCACACCTGATGCTGGCTGGGAAGGAGACATTCGAGCCATTAAATGGAGGAACGAGGAGGGAAGTGTTCACGACGGATGTAAAG CACTCCGGACAGCAGCCGAGAGCCTTGAAAGGAAAGCCACTGTGCCTTGGGTCGGCTTCCTGGTTGATGCGGCCATGTGTCTCCTCAAGTTCTCGAAGTATGTGTGGACCAGTATATGA